A single region of the Silene latifolia isolate original U9 population chromosome 8, ASM4854445v1, whole genome shotgun sequence genome encodes:
- the LOC141596653 gene encoding uncharacterized protein LOC141596653, with product MIISGKPLAGKLITPHHLRRISTVATTAPIKPWPENLTPYRLATLISRQKDPSLSSQIFNYAAAHHPDLAHTSAAYFSLITRLSRARLFRDVESLLHQLRQRSDILKPPETLFLTVINHYGLAQRPNDAVRVFIRMPDFGVNWSVRSFNCLLNVLVVNKKLDLVHLLFRNCKERFGFSPNLISCNILVKGLCKKGDLGSALKVLDEMHGMGVKPNLVTYTTILGGYVRIGDMVGAKRVFGMILERGYVPDSTTYTVMIDGWCRVGRLAEALRVMDEMEAEGVKANKITYGVVIEAFCREKKGGEALRLLEDMLEKRVVVKSVLCGKVVDVLCEDGRVEEACEVWRKCLKANMVNDDGVLSTLVHWLCKKGKVREARKLFDEFEKGALVPSLLTYNMLIEKLCEVGELSEVKWLWEYMVESGCNPSAFTYNVLIEGLFKCGNPKEGIRVFDEMLEKGCLPNESTYMILIEGLSGCGLDSELMKLLSKLAEQGGKVDARSWKVILNKALAHVDNGDILDSILLDTTSITK from the coding sequence ATGATCATCTCCGGCAAACCACTCGCCGGGAAATTGATCACCCCCCACCACCTCCGCCGTATCTCCACGGTCGCCACCACCGCACCAATCAAACCATGGCCGGAAAATCTCACACCATACCGTCTCGCTACCCTAATTTCCCGCCAAAAAGATCCTTCTCTCTCCTCCCAAATCTTCAACTACGCTGCCGCCCATCACCCTGACCTCGCCCACACTTCCGCCGCCTACTTCTCTCTCATCACGCGCCTCTCACGTGCCCGTCTCTTCCGCGACGTGGAATCCCTATTGCACCAACTCCGACAACGTTCCGACATCCTTAAACCACCTGAAACCCTTTTTCTTACTGTTATTAATCATTATGGTCTTGCCCAACGACCAAACGACGCCGTTAGGGTTTTTATTAGGATGCCTGATTTTGGGGTTAATTGGTCTGTTCgtagttttaattgtttgttGAATGTGCTTGTTGTTAATAAGAAGCTTGATTTGGTGCATTTGTTGTTTAGGAATTGTAAGGAGAGATTCGGGTTTTCGCCGAATTTGATTAGTTGTAATATACTTGTGAAGGGTTTATGTAAGAAGGGTGATCTGGGGAGTGCACTGAAGGTGCTCGATGAAATGCATGGAATGGGAGTGAAGCCGAATTTAGTTACTTATACGACGATTTTAGGTGGGTATGTGAGAATTGGGGATATGGTGGGTGCTAAGAGGGTTTTTGGGATGATTTTGGAAAGAGGGTATGTGCCGGATTCGACAACTTATACGGTTATGATTGATGGGTGGTGTAGGGTTGGGAGGTTGGCGGAGGCGCTTAGGGTTATGGATGAGATGGAGGCGGAGGGAGTGAAGGCGAATAAGATTACGTATGGGGTTGTGATTGAGGCGTTTTGTAGGGAGAAGAAGGGTGGGGAGGCTCTGAGGTTGTTGGAGGATATGTTGGAGAAGCGGGTTGTGGTGAAGTCGGTGTTGTGTGGTAAGGTGGTTGATGTTTTGTGCGAGGATGGAAGGGTGGAGGAGGCGTGTGAGGTGTGGAGAAAGTGTTTGAAGGCGAATATGGTGAACGATGATGGGGTGTTGAGTACGCTTGTACATTGGCTTTGTAAGAAGGGGAAGGTGAGGGAGGCGAGGAAGTTGTTTGATGAGTTTGAGAAGGGGGCGTTGGTTCCAAGTTTGTTGACGTATAATATGTTGATTGAGAAGTTGTGTGAGGTTGGGGAGTTGAGTGAGGTCAAGTGGTTGTGGGAGTATATGGTGGAAAGCGGGTGTAATCCTAGTGCTTTTACTTACAATGTGTTAATTGAGGGGTTGTTTAAGTGTGGCAATCCTAAAGAGGGAATCAGAGTTTTCGATGAGATGCTTGAGAAAGGGTGTTTGCCTAATGAATCAACTTACATGATTCTAATTGAGGGACTTTCTGGTTGTGGATTAGACAGCGAACTCATGAAGTTGCTCTCTAAGTTAGCTGAACAAGGCGGAAAAGTCGATGCTAGGTCATGGAAAGTCATTCTTAACAAAGCTCTAGCCCATGTGGATAATGGAGACATTCTTGATAGCATATTGCTAGATACTACGTCTATAACAAAATAA
- the LOC141594242 gene encoding uncharacterized protein LOC141594242, which produces MLQVLNYPCTLNCPSVKIMDIGVSETSQDFQLTAIDLFSLQEVNLMRLPTSCSSSLLMVVVKALFRLVENAEFFTLSFKAFERISSIERLEFQQNRWKSIVLYPWCNCESCLEVIIKLIRSSVKMEELKIYAGQSLGECELLCSELSTCVMPLLKTVTIHENHGYEKWCKNW; this is translated from the exons ATGCTCCAAGTGTTAAACTACCCTTGTACCCTTAATTGCCCGAGCGTGAAAATTATGGATATTGGTGTATCTGAAACATCACAAGATTTTCAGCTGACTGCAATTGATCTTTTTTCTCTTCAAGAAGTGAATCTCATGCGTTTACCAACATCCTGCTCTTCTAGTCTGCTTATGGTAGTAGTTAAGGCATTGTTTAGGCTGGTTGAAAATGCTGAGTTCTTTACATTGTCATTCAAAGCTTTTGAG CGAATATCTTCCATAGAGAGATTGGAATTCCAACAAAATAGATGGAAGAGTATAGTTTTGTACCCGTGGTGTAATTGTGAGAGTTGCCTGGAAGTTATCATTAAGTTGATCAGAAGTTCGGTGAAGATGGAAGAGCTCAAAATATACGCAGGACAATCACTG GGTGAGTGTGAGTTACTTTGCTCAGAGTTATCTACTTGTGTGATGCCACTACTTAAGACGGTCACCATTCACGAGAATCATGGCTATGAAAAATGGTGTAAAAATTGGTAA
- the LOC141594918 gene encoding F-box/FBD/LRR-repeat protein At5g56420-like, giving the protein MESMSKKSRFCKSNDGIEDRLSGLPDEVIVHILSLMPTLDAVTTMLLRRFRNLWTLVPALHFDFHRRMLWPDDEQSSIPEAFLRFACFVKNVLILHTRSTIDAFRLSIGNYQEKSTSLYLHKSISYYAYTLWLYAPPLRAWTSSPHGNFKKNIAYTRLWK; this is encoded by the exons ATGGAATCAATGTCCAAGAAGAGTAGATTTTGTAAAAGTAATGATGGTATCGAGGACCGGTTGAGTGGGTTGCCTGATGAAGTGATTGTGCATATACTTTCATTAATGCCTACTCTAGATGCTGTCACAACAATGTTACTTCGGCGATTCAGAAACCTCTGGACTTTGGTTCCTGCTCTTCATTTTGATTTCCATAGAAGAATGTTATGGCCTGATGATGAACAATCTAGCATTCCTGAGGCATTTTTGAGATTCGCGTGCTTTGTCAAAAATGTACTAATACTTCATACAAGGTCCACCATTGACGCTTTTCGCCTTAGTATCGGTAACTACCAAGAAAA GTCCACCTCGTTGTATCTTCACAAGTCAATATCTTACTACGCTTACACTCTCTGGCTGTATGCTCCACCATTACGAGCATGGACCTCATCCCCACATGGGAACTTTAAGAAAAATATCGCTTATACACGTTTGTGGAAGTAA
- the LOC141594241 gene encoding anthocyanidin 3-O-glucosyltransferase 2-like: MTKTELVFVPTSAMGHLLSTIEFAKLIVQTNPNISILFLIYHFGVNEPTKINTYIESQSREVDPNKITFITLPPLSNLPDPSDPYYFATVIKLQNPLVKKAVQDRQSKPAAFILDLMNVFMIDIANELHIPSYIYFTAGANFLHTMLHFQEVADQQGIVDVTVLTDDPETALDLPGFINPLPNKVLPWVFTDKDTIWPKRILDLARKFREAKGILVNSFTELEANTIKVLQIQENVPTIYPVGPILSLENRGDSKSSNNYNNDNSSLNINDEKSIIDWLDGQPKASVVFLCFGSMGTFNAEQVKEIADGLDRSGQRFLWSLRKPIQVGTFGALPSEDMIFDEALPEGFMDRTAHRGKIIPWAPQVVVLAHQAIGGFVSHCGWNSILESIWFGVPLATWPMYSEQQLNAFTLVKELGLGVEIKIDYKWDMKKRKGNYLVKAEEVEDGVRKLMSMNEDMKRKVREMSELSRKVLQTDNGSSRELLTRFIAEINQDISLT, from the coding sequence ATGACAAAAACCGAGCTAGTATTTGTGCCTACATCAGCCATGGGGCATTTACTCTCAACAATCGAGTTCGCCAAGCTCATTGTTCAAACTAACCCGAATATTTCAATTTTATTCCTAATCTACCACTTTGGAGTCAATGAACCCACAAAAATTAACACCTACATTGAGTCCCAGTCACGTGAAGTCGACCCCAACAAAATCACCTTCATTACTTTACCACCTCTCTCAAACCTACCTGACCCATCTGATCCTTACTATTTTGCGACCGTAATCAAGCTCCAGAATCCTCTCGTCAAAAAAGCGGTTCAGGACCGCCAATCTAAACCCGCCGCTTTTATCCTTGACCTTATGAATGTATTCATGATTGATATTGCTAACGAGTTACACATCCCTTCTTATATTTATTTCACTGCAGGGGCTAATTTCTTACACACCATGTTACATTTCCAAGAGGTTGCGGATCAACAAGGAATTGTTGACGTCACCGTGTTGACGGATGACCCGGAAACCGCGCTGGATTTACCCGGGTTTATTAATCCCTTACCTAATAAGGTCTTGCCTTGGGTGTTTACTGATAAGGACACAATTTGGCCTAAGAGAATCCTTGACCTTGCTAGAAAATTTAGAGAGGCTAAGGGTATTCTCGTCAATTCATTTACGGAATTGGAAGCTAATACTATTAAAGTTTTACAAATTCAAGAAAATGTTCCTACAATTTATCCTGTTGGGCCAATTTTATCGTTAGAGAATCGTGGCGATTCTAAATCgtctaataattataataatgataattcgtcattaaatatAAATGATGAAAAGAGTATCATTGATTGGTTAGACGGCCAACCAAAGGCCTCAGTAGTGTTCCTATGCTTCGGAAGCATGGGAACATTTAATGCGGAACAAGTGAAGGAAATAGCCGACGGGCTAGACCGTTCGGGTCAACGGTTTTTATGGTCGCTTCGAAAACCAATCCAAGTTGGCACATTCGGTGCCTTGCCAAGTGAGGATATGATATTCGATGAGGCTTTACCCGAAGGCTTTATGGACCGGACGGCCCATAGAGGGAAAATAATCCCATGGGCTCCACAAGTAGTAGTCCTAGCCCACCAAGCAATAGGCGGGTTTGTGTCACATTGTGGATGGAACTCTATACTCGAGAGTATATGGTTTGGGGTGCCATTGGCTACATGGCCGATGTATTCGGAGCAACAATTGAACGCGTTTACGCTAGTAAAGGAGCTAGGATTAGGGGTGGAAATTAAAATAGATTATAAATGGGATATGAAGAAACGAAAGGGAAATTATTTGGTGAAGGCAGAAGAAGTAGAGGATGGTGTTCGGAAACTCATGAGTATGAATGAAGACATGAAGAGGAAAGTGAGAGAAATGAGTGAGTTGAGTAGGAAAGTTTTGCAAACGGATAATGGATCTTCTCGAGAATTATTGACCCGGTTCATTGCTGAAATCAATCAAGACATATCTTTAACTTGA
- the LOC141594917 gene encoding uncharacterized protein LOC141594917: MKGGTRAQWQMNNFRDAVDVCELSDLDVEGYAFTFDNGQVGENNRQCRIDRAMKNEGWRELFPYAKVVHLGHEWSDHSPIKVVLDGREGMDGRSKRNFRFEQIWVGEEGCEDTIKRAWEESDWDVVDTISRCARELQKWKAVSIGKIMRDINRKRKRLEWLNISILYPFR, from the coding sequence ATGAAAGGGGGTACGAGGGCACAGTGGCAAATGAACAATTTTAGGGATGCGGTGGATGTATGTGAGCTGAGTGATTTAGATGTGGAGGGGTATGCGTTTACCTTTGACAATGGGCAGGTTGGGGAGAATAATAGGCAATGTCGGATCGATCGAGCAATGAAAAACGAAGGATGGAGGGAACTTTTTCCTTATGCAAAGGTAGTTCATTTAGGGCACGAGTGGTCTGATCATTCTCCTATTAAAGTAGTGCTGGATGGCAGGGAGGGCATGGATGGGCGTTCTAAGCGGAATTTCCGTTTTGAACAGATATGGGTTGGCGAAGAAGGGTGTGAAGATACAATAAAGCGAGCTTGGGAGGAGAGTGACTGGGATGTTGTCGATACGATTTCTAGGTGTGCTAGGGAGCTGCAGAAGTGGAAAGCAGTGAGTATTGGTAAGATTATGAGGGATATTAATAGAAAAAGGAAGAGGCTTGAGTGGCTAAATATTTCCATATTATACCCTTTTCGCTAA